Proteins encoded together in one Schumannella luteola window:
- a CDS encoding MFS transporter → MTSTHDVVSGTPTTERLPIAALAALFTAGFITTLTEALPAGVLPQMSHALAVSESVGGQTVTIYAVATMLTAIPLSIVTSSWPRRRLLVIALIGFLVANLVTAISLDYTVTMIARFIAGAASGVTWSILGGYAQKLVGPALKGRAMAVAFAGTPVALSLGVPVGAFLGQVVGWQLTFGIITALSALLIGWSLWKLPDFPGQKLAERLPVLHLLRLKGLRTILVVTGLYVLAHTVLYTYIAPVLAGVGLEAQVQWILLDFGIASILSIWLTGVFVDRHHRRLVILSTVLFAVAATALSLDASSPIVDYIAVGFWGLAFGGAATLFQSALMAASGDHADAAQPLQVTMWNAGIGLGGLIGGVLLAGFGTESILVAVALMVAATVLIVVVARRHAFPHRR, encoded by the coding sequence ATGACATCCACCCACGACGTCGTCTCGGGTACCCCGACGACCGAGCGCCTGCCCATCGCGGCGCTCGCCGCGCTGTTCACCGCCGGCTTCATCACCACCCTCACCGAGGCTCTGCCCGCGGGCGTCCTGCCCCAGATGAGCCACGCGCTCGCTGTGAGCGAGTCGGTCGGCGGCCAGACCGTCACCATCTACGCGGTCGCGACCATGCTGACCGCCATCCCGCTGTCGATCGTGACCAGCTCCTGGCCCCGGCGGCGCCTCCTCGTGATCGCGCTGATCGGATTCCTCGTGGCGAACCTCGTCACCGCGATCTCGCTCGACTACACGGTCACGATGATCGCCCGCTTCATCGCCGGCGCCGCCTCGGGTGTGACCTGGAGCATCCTCGGCGGATACGCGCAGAAGCTCGTCGGCCCGGCGCTGAAAGGGCGGGCGATGGCCGTCGCCTTCGCCGGCACGCCCGTCGCGCTCTCGCTCGGCGTGCCGGTCGGCGCCTTCCTGGGCCAGGTCGTCGGCTGGCAGCTGACCTTCGGCATCATCACCGCGCTGTCGGCGCTGCTCATCGGCTGGTCGCTGTGGAAGCTGCCGGACTTCCCCGGCCAGAAGCTCGCCGAGCGGCTTCCGGTGCTGCACCTGCTGCGCCTGAAGGGTCTGCGCACGATCCTCGTCGTCACGGGCCTCTACGTGCTGGCGCACACCGTGCTCTACACCTACATCGCTCCCGTGCTCGCGGGCGTGGGGCTCGAGGCCCAGGTGCAGTGGATCCTGCTCGACTTCGGCATCGCGTCGATCCTGAGCATCTGGCTCACCGGCGTCTTCGTCGACCGGCACCACCGTCGGCTCGTGATCCTCAGCACCGTGCTCTTCGCCGTCGCGGCCACGGCGCTCTCGCTGGACGCATCCAGCCCGATCGTCGACTACATCGCGGTCGGGTTCTGGGGTCTCGCCTTCGGCGGTGCGGCGACGCTGTTCCAGTCGGCGCTCATGGCGGCCTCGGGGGATCACGCCGACGCGGCCCAGCCGCTGCAGGTGACCATGTGGAACGCCGGCATCGGACTCGGCGGGCTGATCGGCGGCGTGCTGCTCGCCGGGTTCGGCACCGAGTCCATCCTGGTCGCCGTCGCGCTGATGGTCGCTGCGACGGTGCTGATCGTCGTCGTCGCGCGACGACACGCATTCCCGCACCGGCGCTGA
- a CDS encoding carbohydrate kinase family protein, whose translation MTRRVIAVGDVNHDILVSPHHAVRPASDTPSTVRFRPGGSAANTAAWLASSGVAVDLVGAIGSSDYDRYVAELEDCGVTAHLQREIGVTTGTIIIIVSPRGDDPTMFTERGANALLSPAAVTPELLSTAAAVHLSAYSFVDGFGVAGARDVIDRANAAGVPVVVNPSSADYIRDFGVEAFRTAARGASVIFPNLEEGELLTGETSPERMIAAFHELAETVVLTLGPDGAMGQHRSGAPVVRVPAPKVRVVDPTGAGDAFAAGFLTSWIERPDLESAMVSAVQLASRAIMLIGGRPGI comes from the coding sequence ATGACGCGCCGGGTGATCGCGGTCGGCGATGTCAATCACGACATCCTCGTCTCACCGCACCACGCAGTCCGGCCGGCGTCGGACACCCCGTCGACCGTGCGCTTCCGCCCCGGCGGCAGCGCCGCGAACACGGCGGCCTGGCTCGCCTCCTCCGGCGTCGCCGTCGACCTCGTCGGCGCGATCGGGTCGAGCGACTACGACCGCTACGTCGCCGAGCTGGAGGACTGCGGCGTCACCGCGCACCTGCAGCGCGAGATCGGCGTGACCACCGGCACGATCATCATCATCGTCTCGCCCCGCGGCGACGACCCGACGATGTTCACCGAACGCGGCGCGAACGCCCTGCTCTCGCCCGCCGCCGTCACGCCCGAGCTGCTGTCGACCGCCGCCGCCGTGCACCTGAGCGCCTACAGCTTCGTCGACGGCTTCGGCGTGGCCGGCGCCCGCGACGTGATCGACCGCGCGAACGCCGCCGGCGTGCCCGTCGTCGTCAACCCGAGCTCTGCCGACTACATCCGCGACTTCGGGGTCGAGGCCTTCCGCACGGCCGCGCGCGGCGCCTCAGTGATCTTCCCCAACCTCGAAGAGGGCGAGCTGCTCACCGGCGAGACCAGCCCCGAGCGGATGATCGCCGCCTTCCACGAGCTGGCCGAGACGGTCGTGCTGACCCTCGGTCCCGACGGCGCGATGGGGCAGCACCGCTCGGGCGCGCCCGTCGTGCGGGTTCCGGCGCCCAAGGTGCGCGTGGTCGACCCGACCGGCGCCGGCGACGCCTTCGCGGCCGGCTTCCTGACCTCCTGGATCGAGCGGCCCGACCTCGAGTCGGCGATGGTCTCGGCGGTGCAGCTCGCGTCGCGCGCGATCATGCTGATCGGCGGCCGGCCGGGCATCTGA
- a CDS encoding ferritin-like domain-containing protein: MAFDIVKYTRASDAVGWGDLDFDEFERNPLPQHTLRSLRYMCDVEYHTVCYLRDMLTTPSHKEPEIAAFMTMWNREEFWHGEALAAVLERHDIHVDYSALKAKRLKLGFKDRLDPIKQSFGSNLIGLDFAAVHMAWGAANEWSANAAYHRLAALEGSEHPVLAELLKRIAQQETKHVAFYATQARERLAKSKKARVIARFALRKFWGPVGSTIAEPDEVKHVMGHLFQGSEGRKLVRGIDTHIARLPGLDGLMIVENSLEARGITAEDLEPTPEPAAA, from the coding sequence ATGGCTTTCGACATCGTCAAGTACACCCGCGCCAGCGACGCCGTCGGCTGGGGCGACCTCGACTTCGACGAGTTCGAGCGCAACCCCCTCCCCCAGCACACGCTGCGCAGCCTGCGCTACATGTGCGACGTCGAGTACCACACGGTCTGCTACCTGCGCGACATGCTCACCACGCCGTCGCACAAGGAGCCCGAGATCGCGGCCTTCATGACGATGTGGAACCGCGAGGAGTTCTGGCACGGCGAGGCCCTCGCCGCGGTGCTCGAGCGCCACGACATCCACGTCGACTACAGCGCCCTCAAGGCCAAGCGCCTCAAGCTCGGCTTCAAGGACCGCCTCGACCCGATCAAGCAGTCGTTCGGCTCGAACCTCATCGGCCTCGACTTCGCCGCCGTGCACATGGCGTGGGGCGCCGCGAACGAGTGGTCGGCCAACGCCGCTTACCACCGCCTCGCCGCGCTCGAGGGCTCGGAGCACCCGGTGCTCGCCGAGCTGCTGAAGCGCATCGCACAGCAGGAGACCAAGCACGTCGCCTTCTACGCCACCCAGGCCCGCGAGCGCCTCGCGAAGAGCAAGAAGGCCCGCGTGATCGCCCGCTTCGCGCTGCGCAAGTTCTGGGGCCCGGTCGGCTCGACGATCGCCGAGCCCGACGAGGTCAAGCACGTCATGGGTCACCTGTTCCAGGGCTCCGAGGGCCGCAAGCTCGTGCGCGGCATCGACACGCACATCGCCCGCCTGCCCGGTCTCGACGGCCTCATGATCGTCGAGAACTCGCTCGAGGCGCGCGGCATCACCGCCGAGGACCTCGAGCCGACGCCGGAGCCGGCCGCGGCCTGA
- a CDS encoding MarR family transcriptional regulator: MTERPEPTSAGAATRRTDAVAASEKGRSLPQAATRRTDAVAASEKGRSLPQAATRRTDAVAASEKGRSLPQAATRRTDAVAAWESLYRAQVSVLRHIRARFPEGVSFTEYDVLFTLSRAPGRALRIRDLNRHMLLTQPSVSRLIDRLVARGLVSKCSDPDDARGTIATLTDDGYALFRKVGTEHGRDIADRMLSSLDDDELAQLRRLSDKLRGASYPGNPADLDRLPPPPDVDVANGDKACDLDDLTGGSDASSTDSGSTTGAA, encoded by the coding sequence ATGACCGAGCGACCCGAACCCACCTCGGCGGGCGCAGCGACGCGCCGCACCGACGCGGTCGCCGCCTCCGAGAAGGGGCGATCGCTACCGCAGGCCGCCACCCGCCGCACCGACGCGGTCGCCGCCTCCGAGAAGGGGCGATCGCTACCGCAGGCCGCCACGCGCCGCACCGACGCGGTCGCCGCCTCCGAGAAGGGGCGATCGCTACCGCAGGCCGCCACCCGCCGCACCGACGCGGTCGCCGCCTGGGAATCGCTGTACCGGGCCCAGGTGAGCGTGCTGCGCCACATCCGCGCCCGCTTCCCCGAGGGTGTGAGCTTCACCGAGTACGACGTGCTGTTCACGCTCTCCCGCGCCCCCGGCCGCGCCCTGCGCATCCGCGACCTCAACCGCCACATGCTGCTGACCCAGCCGAGCGTCAGCCGGCTGATCGACCGCCTCGTCGCCCGCGGGCTCGTCAGCAAGTGCTCCGATCCGGATGACGCGCGCGGCACGATCGCGACCCTCACCGACGACGGCTACGCGCTGTTCCGCAAGGTCGGCACCGAGCACGGGCGCGACATCGCCGACCGGATGCTGTCGTCGCTCGACGACGACGAGCTCGCCCAGCTGCGCCGCCTCAGCGACAAGCTGCGCGGTGCGAGCTACCCCGGCAACCCGGCCGATCTCGATCGCCTCCCGCCGCCGCCGGATGTGGATGTCGCCAACGGAGACAAGGCGTGCGACCTCGACGACCTGACCGGCGGGTCGGATGCGAGCAGCACCGACTCGGGCAGCACCACCGGAGCCGCGTGA
- a CDS encoding SDR family oxidoreductase, translating into MTPKRAKTDLGSAHVFLTGATGFVGQAVLERLLSQHPDTRVSVLIRGKGSQSAEHRVRQLLKKPVFSKWREAVGEEAAAEAFASRITVVDGGLTSIPQLPSDLDVVIHSAASVSFDPPIQRAFEDNVGGAIGLYEAVLASGSDPHVVHVSTCYVGGLRKGIAPEASLVHDVDWRAEFEAARQTAQEVELASRRPEVLQKFIAAARAKHGKQGPQAVAAAAEASRVGWVNDELVSAGRMRAQSLGWTDVYTLTKAFAERAAETMWGKAGHTLSIVRPTIIESAFQHPFPGWIDGFKVADPLILAYGRGQLPEFPGLPDSILDLIPVDFVVNAIIAAAANPASKSEPEYFHVASGASNPIPFHRMFDNVRRYYTEHPMPKGDGHVVVPNWKFPGERKVARDLALAKRWTGLQELAISRIPSTDRTREWQAELAKTKAGIETLQNFTDLYRAYVQSEIIFDDRNTRALNAALPAKLRDDRGFDVERIDWDDYLQNVHFPAITEMTNAYRRRKQAATRIANRPQTPKALPERSDVVAVFDLEGTVVDSNIVEQYLWVRSSGFRKAAWPGEVARLLGSVPGYLRAERRDRGEFIRAFLRRYSGMPVERLEKIVRRGYADTMRRHTSADAIARIKEHRAAGHRTVLVTGSIGLLAAPLEHLFDEVVGSTMHSRNGVLTGYLAKPPLVDEARGAWLRRYADEHGINLSQSYGYGDNHSDLGWLGLVGNVTAVNPDAELSREALRRAWRIVKWKSGGSEASRDVMASASTASAATPAAAPAASAAPAAPAEAASETSPAEEGERTPE; encoded by the coding sequence GTGACCCCGAAACGCGCCAAGACCGATCTCGGCTCCGCGCACGTCTTCCTCACCGGCGCGACCGGTTTCGTAGGACAGGCGGTGCTCGAGCGGCTGCTGTCGCAGCATCCCGATACCCGGGTCTCGGTCCTGATCCGCGGCAAGGGCTCGCAGAGCGCCGAGCACCGCGTGCGCCAGCTGCTCAAGAAGCCCGTCTTCTCGAAGTGGCGCGAGGCCGTCGGCGAGGAGGCCGCGGCCGAGGCCTTCGCCTCGCGCATCACGGTGGTGGATGGCGGGCTCACCTCGATCCCGCAGCTGCCCTCCGATCTGGATGTCGTCATCCATTCGGCCGCGTCGGTGTCGTTCGACCCGCCCATCCAGCGCGCCTTCGAAGACAACGTCGGCGGCGCCATCGGCCTCTACGAGGCCGTGCTCGCCAGCGGCAGCGACCCGCACGTCGTGCACGTCTCCACCTGCTACGTCGGCGGCCTGCGCAAGGGCATCGCCCCCGAGGCCAGCCTCGTGCACGACGTCGACTGGCGCGCCGAGTTCGAGGCCGCCCGCCAGACCGCGCAGGAGGTCGAGCTCGCCTCGCGCCGCCCCGAGGTTCTGCAGAAGTTCATCGCCGCCGCGCGCGCCAAGCACGGCAAGCAGGGTCCCCAGGCCGTCGCCGCCGCCGCCGAGGCCTCCCGTGTCGGGTGGGTCAACGACGAGCTCGTCTCCGCAGGCCGGATGCGCGCCCAGAGCCTCGGCTGGACCGACGTCTACACGCTCACCAAGGCCTTCGCCGAGCGCGCCGCCGAGACCATGTGGGGCAAGGCCGGCCACACCCTCTCGATCGTGCGCCCCACGATCATCGAGAGCGCCTTCCAGCACCCCTTCCCGGGCTGGATCGACGGCTTCAAGGTCGCCGACCCGCTGATCCTCGCCTACGGCCGCGGCCAGCTGCCCGAGTTCCCGGGTCTGCCCGACAGCATCCTCGACCTCATCCCGGTCGACTTCGTGGTCAACGCGATCATCGCCGCCGCCGCGAACCCCGCCTCCAAGAGCGAGCCGGAGTACTTCCACGTCGCCTCGGGCGCCTCGAACCCGATCCCGTTCCACCGCATGTTCGACAACGTGCGCCGGTACTACACCGAGCACCCCATGCCGAAGGGCGACGGCCACGTCGTCGTGCCGAACTGGAAGTTCCCCGGCGAGCGCAAGGTCGCCCGCGACCTCGCCCTCGCCAAGCGCTGGACCGGCCTGCAGGAGCTCGCGATCTCGCGCATCCCCTCGACCGACCGCACCCGCGAATGGCAGGCCGAGCTGGCCAAGACCAAGGCCGGCATCGAGACGCTGCAGAACTTCACCGACCTGTACCGCGCCTACGTGCAGTCGGAGATCATCTTCGACGACCGCAACACCCGCGCCCTCAACGCCGCCCTGCCGGCGAAGCTGCGCGACGACCGCGGCTTCGACGTCGAGCGGATCGACTGGGACGACTACCTGCAGAACGTGCACTTCCCGGCGATCACCGAGATGACGAACGCCTACCGCCGGCGCAAGCAGGCGGCCACGCGCATCGCGAACCGCCCGCAGACCCCGAAGGCGCTCCCCGAGCGCAGCGACGTCGTCGCCGTGTTCGATCTCGAGGGCACCGTCGTCGACTCGAACATCGTCGAGCAGTACCTCTGGGTGCGCTCCTCCGGCTTCCGCAAGGCCGCCTGGCCCGGCGAGGTCGCCCGCCTGCTCGGCTCGGTTCCCGGCTACCTGCGCGCCGAGCGCCGCGACCGCGGCGAGTTCATCCGCGCCTTCCTGCGCCGCTACTCGGGCATGCCCGTCGAGCGCCTCGAGAAGATCGTGCGCCGCGGCTACGCCGACACCATGCGCCGCCACACCAGCGCCGACGCGATCGCCCGCATCAAGGAGCACCGCGCCGCCGGGCACCGCACCGTGCTCGTCACCGGCTCGATCGGCCTGCTCGCCGCCCCCCTCGAGCACCTCTTCGACGAGGTCGTCGGCTCGACCATGCACTCCCGCAACGGCGTGCTCACCGGCTACCTGGCGAAGCCCCCGCTGGTGGATGAGGCGCGCGGCGCCTGGCTGCGTCGCTACGCCGACGAGCACGGCATCAACCTCAGCCAGTCGTACGGCTACGGCGACAACCACTCCGACCTCGGATGGCTCGGGCTCGTCGGCAACGTCACCGCCGTGAACCCCGACGCCGAACTCTCCCGCGAGGCGCTCCGAAGAGCATGGAGGATCGTCAAGTGGAAGTCGGGCGGTTCCGAGGCCAGTCGTGATGTGATGGCTTCGGCATCGACCGCATCCGCTGCGACGCCCGCCGCGGCTCCGGCCGCATCCGCAGCTCCCGCCGCACCGGCGGAGGCTGCATCCGAGACTTCGCCCGCCGAGGAAGGAGAGCGGACCCCCGAGTAG
- a CDS encoding lysophospholipid acyltransferase family protein has protein sequence MAAMKRDRFTSRPQAAARFVAQRLILKPVVWTVTDVTVIGREKVKKLDGSFVVVANHSSHLDAPLIMGGLPWKQARTLSTGVAADYFFDVWWRRGLTKLFFNAFAVERAGGQRRGESAKVLVQRGVSLLVFPEATRSRDGGRTLGAFNPGAAAIARSVGAPCVPIALIGAGLAHPRGSKWPGPGRMPVGVVIGDPMTPIGDESAADFMERVRDEIARMIVAERDGVLGEEVATELHGIAPGVAPIAPPPRPAKKPQAAKKPKTAGILRRKAGAASAAPAPQAPETPTSETPEGTAR, from the coding sequence ATGGCAGCGATGAAGCGCGATCGCTTCACCTCGCGACCCCAGGCCGCGGCCCGGTTCGTGGCGCAGCGCCTCATCCTCAAGCCGGTCGTCTGGACTGTGACCGATGTGACGGTCATCGGCCGCGAGAAGGTCAAGAAGCTCGACGGTTCGTTCGTCGTCGTCGCGAACCACTCCAGCCACCTGGATGCCCCGCTCATCATGGGCGGTCTGCCCTGGAAGCAGGCGCGCACCCTCTCGACCGGCGTCGCCGCCGACTACTTCTTCGACGTGTGGTGGCGTCGCGGCCTCACGAAGCTCTTCTTCAACGCCTTCGCCGTGGAGCGCGCCGGCGGCCAGCGCCGCGGCGAGAGCGCCAAGGTGCTCGTGCAGCGCGGCGTCTCGCTGCTGGTCTTCCCCGAGGCGACCCGCTCGCGTGATGGCGGCCGCACGCTCGGCGCCTTCAACCCGGGCGCCGCGGCGATCGCCCGCTCGGTGGGCGCGCCCTGCGTGCCGATCGCGCTCATCGGCGCCGGCCTCGCGCATCCTCGCGGCTCGAAGTGGCCGGGTCCCGGCCGCATGCCGGTCGGCGTCGTGATCGGCGATCCGATGACCCCGATCGGCGACGAGAGCGCCGCCGACTTCATGGAGCGCGTGCGCGACGAGATCGCCCGCATGATCGTCGCCGAGCGCGACGGCGTGCTCGGTGAAGAGGTCGCGACCGAGCTGCACGGCATCGCCCCCGGCGTCGCGCCGATCGCGCCGCCGCCGAGGCCGGCCAAGAAGCCCCAGGCCGCCAAGAAGCCCAAGACCGCCGGGATCCTGCGCCGGAAGGCGGGCGCCGCGAGCGCCGCTCCCGCGCCGCAGGCTCCCGAGACCCCGACCTCCGAGACACCCGAAGGGACCGCTCGATGA
- a CDS encoding cryptochrome/photolyase family protein, whose product MSPRHPALVWLRDDLRLADNPALRAAVDGDRPVVVLYLLDEESREIRPLGGATKWWLHESLTALQQRLEERGGSLVLRRGKAEEVIPAVVAETHAEAVFWNRRYGAAREIDARLKTRLRDDGIEVASFSANLLVEPWEVTTGQGEPFKVFTPFWKAAQERPFRDAVPEPREIEGRRADGDRLDDWGLLPTHPDWAGGLRETWEPGELGARHRLEEFVEDRLADYHRRDEPAVEATSGLSPHLRFGEISPIQIWDRLHGPLDGGALRNRAKFLSEVGWREFNHGILFQQPKLHTESYRPEWDAFPWEKPHNAELDAWKQGRTGIPLVDAGMRELWHTGVMHNRVRMVTASFLVKNLLVDWRVGEAWFWDTLVDADEASNPGNWQWVAGSGADAAPYFRVFNPELQREKFDKHDRYVKRWVPELGTDEYPEPIVDLKQSRQAALDAYQHLRNS is encoded by the coding sequence GTGAGCCCGCGGCATCCCGCCCTCGTCTGGCTGCGCGACGATCTGCGCCTGGCCGACAACCCGGCGCTGCGCGCCGCGGTCGACGGCGACCGCCCCGTCGTCGTGCTGTATCTGCTCGACGAGGAGAGCCGCGAGATCCGGCCGCTCGGCGGCGCGACGAAGTGGTGGCTCCACGAGAGCCTGACGGCCCTGCAGCAGCGGCTCGAGGAGCGCGGCGGGTCGCTCGTGCTGCGCCGAGGCAAGGCCGAAGAGGTCATCCCCGCGGTCGTCGCCGAGACGCACGCCGAGGCCGTCTTCTGGAACCGCCGCTACGGCGCCGCCCGCGAGATCGACGCCCGGCTGAAGACCCGCCTGCGCGACGACGGCATCGAGGTCGCCAGCTTCTCGGCGAACCTGCTGGTCGAGCCCTGGGAGGTCACGACCGGCCAGGGCGAGCCGTTCAAGGTGTTCACCCCGTTCTGGAAGGCCGCGCAGGAGCGGCCGTTCCGCGATGCCGTCCCCGAGCCGCGCGAGATCGAGGGACGCCGCGCCGACGGCGACCGCCTCGACGACTGGGGCCTGCTGCCGACGCATCCCGACTGGGCCGGCGGCCTGCGCGAGACGTGGGAGCCGGGCGAGCTCGGCGCACGCCACCGGCTCGAGGAGTTCGTCGAAGACCGCCTCGCCGACTACCACCGCCGCGACGAGCCGGCGGTCGAGGCGACGAGCGGCCTGAGCCCGCACCTGCGCTTCGGCGAGATCAGCCCCATCCAGATCTGGGATCGCCTGCACGGCCCCCTCGACGGCGGCGCGCTGCGCAACCGCGCCAAGTTCCTCAGCGAGGTCGGCTGGCGCGAGTTCAACCACGGCATCCTGTTCCAGCAGCCGAAGCTGCACACCGAGAGCTACCGGCCCGAGTGGGATGCCTTCCCCTGGGAGAAGCCGCACAACGCCGAGCTCGACGCCTGGAAGCAGGGGCGCACCGGCATCCCCCTCGTCGACGCCGGCATGCGCGAGCTCTGGCACACGGGCGTGATGCACAACCGCGTGCGCATGGTCACGGCCAGCTTCCTCGTGAAGAACCTGCTCGTCGACTGGCGCGTGGGCGAGGCGTGGTTCTGGGACACCCTGGTGGATGCCGACGAGGCCAGCAATCCGGGCAACTGGCAGTGGGTCGCGGGCAGCGGGGCGGATGCGGCGCCGTACTTCCGCGTCTTCAATCCCGAGCTGCAGCGCGAGAAGTTCGACAAGCACGATCGCTACGTGAAGCGCTGGGTGCCCGAGCTCGGCACGGACGAGTACCCCGAGCCGATCGTCGACCTCAAGCAGAGCCGTCAGGCCGCCCTCGACGCGTACCAGCACCTCCGCAACAGCTGA
- a CDS encoding FAD-binding oxidoreductase, with protein MTDVKHMKWWGWGVDGVAFHHEDKPGFAPFVKKAVGLDLWTAERTEKPDFADVQVAEPIAPAALLAELKTAVGDENVTTDKLERVVHTFGKSLRDLVRIRALKIDRAPDIVVYPADEDAVAGVVKAAVAAGAVLIPFGGGSNIAGSLEPHADETRPVISVDLGRLRLLLDIDEDSGLARIQAGALGPDLEAQLAERGWTLGHFPDSFTHSTLGGWIATRSSGMQSDKYGDIADIVRGFRVVRPNGTLVIRPIPSASTGPSVREMVVGSEGRLGIITEATVQVHRIPEKRVIHAYFFKNWDHAIKAMQEISESDASPSITRVSDGNESGFSLATSKESKGVSKFVQDSLFSFLEGRGWKPGEICLSFIGFEGSPDHVKRTKAIVDKIVKRNSGLGVGTGPGVLYDQKKFDTPYLRDFLLDMGAAGDVSETAAPWSKLIGVHDAVYAAANAAYEQIGRQGWIMSHLSHSYHSGACLYFTFAFVMGDEDPLGEYDIVKGAIQQAFIDAGGTISHHHGVGLEHAPWLEQDISTEGVAVMSGLFSSADPDGLFNPRKIIV; from the coding sequence ATGACCGACGTCAAGCACATGAAGTGGTGGGGATGGGGCGTCGACGGCGTCGCGTTCCACCACGAGGACAAGCCCGGCTTCGCGCCCTTCGTGAAGAAGGCCGTCGGCCTCGACCTGTGGACGGCCGAGCGCACCGAGAAGCCCGACTTCGCCGATGTGCAGGTCGCCGAGCCGATCGCCCCGGCCGCGCTGCTCGCCGAGCTGAAGACGGCGGTCGGCGACGAGAACGTCACCACCGACAAGCTCGAGCGCGTCGTGCACACCTTCGGCAAGAGCCTGCGCGACCTGGTGCGCATCCGCGCCCTCAAGATCGACCGCGCGCCCGACATCGTGGTCTACCCGGCCGACGAGGATGCGGTGGCCGGCGTCGTGAAGGCCGCGGTCGCGGCCGGCGCGGTGCTGATCCCCTTCGGCGGCGGCAGCAACATCGCCGGCAGTCTCGAGCCGCACGCGGATGAGACGCGTCCGGTCATCTCGGTCGACCTGGGCCGTCTGCGCCTGCTGCTCGACATCGACGAGGACTCGGGGCTCGCTCGCATCCAGGCCGGCGCCCTCGGGCCCGACCTCGAGGCGCAGCTCGCCGAGCGCGGCTGGACCCTCGGGCACTTCCCCGACAGCTTCACCCACTCGACCCTCGGCGGCTGGATCGCCACCCGCTCGAGCGGCATGCAGTCGGACAAGTACGGCGACATCGCCGACATCGTGCGCGGCTTCCGCGTCGTGCGCCCGAACGGCACCCTCGTCATCCGCCCGATCCCGAGCGCGTCGACCGGGCCGAGCGTGCGCGAGATGGTCGTCGGCAGCGAGGGTCGGCTCGGCATCATCACCGAGGCGACCGTGCAGGTGCACCGCATCCCCGAGAAGCGCGTCATCCACGCCTACTTCTTCAAGAACTGGGATCACGCCATCAAGGCCATGCAGGAGATCTCGGAGAGCGACGCCTCGCCGAGCATCACCCGCGTCTCCGACGGCAACGAGTCGGGCTTCTCCCTCGCGACGAGCAAGGAGTCGAAGGGCGTCTCGAAGTTCGTGCAGGACTCGCTGTTCTCGTTCCTCGAGGGCCGCGGCTGGAAGCCGGGCGAGATCTGCCTGTCGTTCATCGGCTTCGAGGGCTCGCCCGACCACGTCAAGCGCACCAAGGCGATCGTCGACAAGATCGTCAAGCGCAACTCGGGCCTCGGCGTCGGCACCGGACCGGGCGTGCTCTACGACCAGAAGAAGTTCGACACCCCGTACCTGCGCGACTTCCTGCTCGACATGGGCGCCGCGGGCGACGTGTCGGAGACGGCGGCGCCGTGGTCGAAGCTCATCGGCGTGCACGACGCGGTCTACGCGGCGGCGAACGCGGCCTACGAGCAGATCGGCCGCCAGGGCTGGATCATGTCGCACCTCTCGCACTCGTACCACTCGGGCGCGTGCCTCTACTTCACCTTCGCCTTCGTGATGGGCGACGAGGACCCGCTGGGCGAGTACGACATCGTCAAGGGCGCGATCCAGCAGGCGTTCATCGACGCCGGCGGCACGATCTCGCACCACCATGGCGTCGGCCTCGAGCACGCGCCGTGGCTCGAGCAGGACATCTCGACCGAGGGCGTGGCCGTCATGAGCGGCCTGTTCTCGTCGGCCGACCCCGACGGACTGTTCAACCCGCGCAAGATCATCGTCTGA
- a CDS encoding SDR family NAD(P)-dependent oxidoreductase, with the protein MVTALVTGGTSGIGAAFARALARRGSDLVLVARDATRLEEMADELRALGRQVEVLPADLSNRADVDRVAARLEDAERPIEVLVNNAGFSVHTALTSRSVEDHDRAFEVMVRAVLVLGGAAGRAMRARGHGRILNVSSTAGFVTMGGYSAIKAWVTSYTEGLANELHGTGVTVTALCPGWVHTEFHSRAGIAKSSIPNFLWLDAEPLVETALRDAARGRVISLPSVRYRLLIWFARHLPKSTIRAVSRKISSGRRDSLKE; encoded by the coding sequence ATGGTCACTGCTCTGGTCACCGGCGGCACCTCCGGAATCGGAGCCGCCTTCGCTCGCGCCCTCGCCCGCCGGGGTTCCGACCTCGTTCTCGTCGCGCGCGATGCCACGCGCCTGGAGGAGATGGCGGACGAGCTGCGCGCTCTCGGGCGGCAGGTGGAGGTGCTGCCCGCCGACCTCTCGAACCGCGCCGACGTCGACCGCGTCGCCGCGCGTCTGGAGGATGCGGAGCGCCCGATCGAGGTGCTGGTCAACAACGCCGGCTTCAGCGTGCACACCGCGCTCACGTCGCGCTCGGTCGAGGATCACGACCGCGCGTTCGAGGTGATGGTGCGCGCCGTCCTGGTGCTCGGCGGCGCTGCCGGGCGGGCGATGCGCGCACGCGGTCACGGCCGCATCCTCAACGTCTCGAGCACGGCCGGCTTCGTCACGATGGGCGGCTACAGCGCGATCAAGGCGTGGGTCACCAGCTACACCGAGGGGCTCGCGAACGAGCTGCACGGCACCGGCGTGACCGTCACGGCCCTCTGCCCCGGATGGGTTCATACCGAATTCCATTCTCGTGCGGGCATCGCCAAGTCCAGCATTCCGAACTTCCTCTGGCTCGACGCCGAACCCCTGGTGGAGACGGCTCTGCGCGACGCCGCACGCGGTCGGGTGATCTCTCTGCCGAGTGTTCGGTACCGCCTGCTCATCTGGTTCGCCCGGCACCTGCCGAAGAGCACGATCCGCGCGGTCTCGCGGAAGATTTCGTCCGGACGCCGCGATAGTCTGAAGGAATGA